Below is a genomic region from Rosa chinensis cultivar Old Blush chromosome 5, RchiOBHm-V2, whole genome shotgun sequence.
TCATCACCTCACAACCAGTGCCCTCTACTCCAACGAACTTCCATTTGAGTTGTAATATAAGCAAATAGAACAATATGAAGTTATGAACAAGGGGGTTACTATCTTCACATTCTAATTTTCACTAGTTCCTACACACTTGCCCTCTCCTTTTTCTGCGCTACAGCAGACATTCAATTGAACAGGCCCAAATTCCAAATATCAAGGAAGCCCAGTAACCCATATgcccaatgaaaaataaaataaaataagagacagtttatcttccttttctctctggCCGGatagtcaaaactcaaaaccctgATTTACTGTGCGGTAGCTTCCCACATCATTGTTGCAGAGATGATAAAACGTCGTCGTTAGCAATGCCCGTTCGGTTCTCATTTTCTTAGAGTTGGTGTCCTTTCTCAACGATCAGTCACAGCTTTCATTATTCAATCACATATTCTTCCCGGGCTAAAGTATCAGGTACTTGTCTTCATAACCCTAAGGCTTCCTTTAAATTTGGTTACGAAGAAAACTGAGAATTATTTGATAAATTCTAAGTGGTACAATTTATCATAACTTTTTGATAAATGGGTATTGCAAAGATTGTACTTTTAAATGCAAAGTTTGTTACTTTTGTTACTGGTTTAGAAATTACCGACTAGAAATACTGCAAGGGAACATGTTAATATTTTCAGTGACATGAAAGGCTTAAACATTTTACTCAGTTACTGAAACACAATGTAGTATGAAATACTACAAAGTCACCATGGATTGAGGAGGTTTTTAACAAAGCATCTTGGTACAGGATTTGATGTCAGAGGTTCAAGCAAAAAGAGTTAATAAAGATAGGATTAGTGCACTACCAGATGAAGTCCTTTATCACATCCTTTCGTTCCTTAAAACCGAAGATGTTGTGATGACCATCTTTTTGTCTAGAAGATGGAAGAACATTTGGGCCTCTGTTCCGAGTCTAGATTTCTGTGACCAAGAAAACCCTGACACTATTCCTTTTCCGAAGTTTATTGATAATGTACTCTTCTTCCGTGACTCAAAAGACATTCATAAGTTTCGTCTCCATTCCATTAGAGTTGAGGATTTTGATCGTATTTGTGGTTGGCTTGGCGCTGCCATTAGGCGCAATGTTGTTGAACTTGATCTTTCTGTTAAGTATTATGGAGGTGATGAGGATCACCAGCAGATCTTTAAGTTGCCTAAGAGTGTTTTCACATGTAAAACTCTGAGGGTTTTGAAATTGTGGTCAAATTTTATTATCAATGCTCCTGAATCAGGGTGTTTCCTGAATCTCAAATCTCTCTGTGTTCATTTTTGATCATCCTGTTATTAACTCAATGGAGAAACTTTTTTCTTGCTGCCCTGTGCTGGAAGATTTGAGCATACATGGAAATCATGGATTTTATGGTTTGAATTTCACCGTATCTGCACCTGAACTGAAGACACTGAAAGTACAATGGACAACGCATGGTGATTATGAGAGGTGCAACTTTTATGTTGTTGCCCCAAAGCTTGAAAATTTTCATCTCTGGCAGTATCCTTCAACAGACTGTTTTTTGGAGAATGCAAAATCTCTAGTCAGAGTTACTATTTCTCTACAAGACCACTTTGCCGATGAAGACCGTCTCTTTGCTATCCGTGGAACTGCGCTTCTGGCAGTAATTTCCAATGTTAGATACTTGTCTCTTTCAGCACATTGTTTGAAAGTAAGTATGCCTCGAGTTCTTCCAAATATAATTTGATAGAGAGAAATAGAGGAAATATAGCTATATGTTCCTTACTTTATAGAGAAGAACAGGGAATGGTGGGCATGAGGCCCATCATTTTTATTGCTGTAAAACTTATACATGTTGAAGGAATGAAGGAAATTAAACATTAAATTAGATGTTGGTTTGATAAACTAACAGAATtgcagtaatttttttttttcattctgttTTTCCCTGCAAAACTAAATGAGGATAGATTTGTGCTTCTCTCCTTCCATGATATTCTAAAGTACATGAGGAAAGACACTTCCCTTGCATTTGAACTAGGACCCTGAACCTTTAGATTGTTGCACACTTGTACTGCTATTTGTATTTGTTCTTATTATTCTTTGGCTCTTTGCTTATACCAAACATAGTGTTTGCTACTGAAAGCCTATCTTTCCATTTGGCAATTAATGATCGAATAGTACTTATTGCAAAAGGACTTAGTTTCTGCTTCTTTTTGCATGATCAATATGATTTCTCCATGTAGGGGTGTTGTCTTCCTGTCTTTGATAAGTTGAGCCGATTGGAGCTTGCTCTCTGCAATTGCTATTACTGGGAACTGCTAAAAGAGCTTCTCAGGAGATCACCTAAACTGGAATATCTTGTTTTAGAGCTGAAAGTAAGATATatttcaacaacatatatataataggaATTACATGCAGCTGTTAATGATTCTTATTTCATCCATTGTCTTTAATACTCCTCAGGACATCATATGCTCCACGGCACCTTCGAGTCATCAATGGAGTCCACCAGAGTCGATACCTATCTGTTTGTTGACGCATCTCAAGACTGTCTCTATAAGGGGATTCAAGGGAAAACTGGATGAGATGGATGTGGCAAAGTATTTGTTAAACAACGGTGAAATCTTGAAGATGACGACTTTTTATAGTGAGGATCTTTTTCGTACCAAAGAGGAGTTAAAAATGGAGTTGT
It encodes:
- the LOC112203440 gene encoding F-box/FBD/LRR-repeat protein At2g04230 produces the protein MEKLFSCCPVLEDLSIHGNHGFYGLNFTVSAPELKTLKVQWTTHGDYERCNFYVVAPKLENFHLWQYPSTDCFLENAKSLVRVTISLQDHFADEDRLFAIRGTALLAVISNVRYLSLSAHCLKGCCLPVFDKLSRLELALCNCYYWELLKELLRRSPKLEYLVLELKDIICSTAPSSHQWSPPESIPICLLTHLKTVSIRGFKGKLDEMDVAKYLLNNGEILKMTTFYSEDLFRTKEELKMELSMCQWGSKACQVEFFPAKKTKACHF